The following proteins come from a genomic window of Streptomyces sp. GS7:
- a CDS encoding N-acetylglucosamine kinase: MGLTGTALAIDAGNSKTDVALVAVDGRVLGRARGGGFQPPAVGAARAVDVLAPLVASAREQAGLTDGDPVDHISAFLANADLPDEVTDLTSEIAHRGWSGTVTVRNDTFALLRAGLPDDGEPLGVAVVCGAGINCVGLGRGGATARFPSIGRISGDWGGGSFLAEEALWHAARAEDGRGAPTELARALPAHFRLRTMPELVEALHLQRIPDARRHELTPVLFDVASAGDALARGIVARQAEEIVLLATVALRRLDLLSEPTPVILGGGVLAARHPLLHDHLTHLLTERAPKAVPQVVTAPPVLGAALDALDRAGTRKRSAAYERLRGSWR, encoded by the coding sequence GTGGGCCTGACCGGCACGGCGCTCGCCATCGACGCGGGCAACAGCAAGACCGATGTGGCACTGGTGGCCGTGGACGGCAGGGTCCTCGGCCGGGCCCGTGGCGGCGGCTTCCAGCCCCCGGCGGTCGGCGCCGCCCGCGCGGTGGACGTCCTGGCGCCGCTGGTGGCATCGGCACGGGAGCAGGCCGGACTGACCGACGGCGACCCCGTCGACCACATCTCCGCCTTCCTCGCCAACGCCGACCTCCCGGACGAGGTGACCGACCTGACCTCCGAGATCGCCCACCGCGGCTGGTCCGGCACCGTCACCGTCCGCAATGACACCTTCGCCCTCCTACGGGCCGGTCTTCCGGACGACGGCGAACCGCTGGGCGTCGCGGTGGTCTGCGGCGCGGGCATCAACTGCGTCGGCCTGGGCCGCGGCGGGGCCACCGCCCGCTTCCCGTCGATCGGCCGGATCTCCGGCGACTGGGGCGGCGGCTCCTTTCTCGCCGAGGAGGCGCTGTGGCACGCGGCCCGCGCCGAGGACGGTCGGGGCGCCCCGACCGAACTCGCCCGCGCGCTCCCCGCACACTTCCGCCTGCGCACCATGCCGGAGCTGGTCGAGGCCCTGCATCTCCAACGGATCCCCGACGCGCGGCGCCACGAACTGACCCCCGTTCTCTTCGACGTCGCCTCGGCCGGCGACGCCCTCGCCCGTGGGATCGTGGCCCGCCAGGCAGAAGAGATCGTTCTCCTGGCCACCGTCGCCCTGCGGCGCCTCGACCTCCTTTCCGAACCCACCCCGGTGATCCTCGGCGGCGGCGTGCTGGCGGCCCGCCATCCCCTGCTCCACGATCACCTCACCCACCTCCTCACGGAGCGGGCACCGAAGGCCGTCCCCCAGGTCGTCACCGCCCCACCGGTGCTCGGCGCCGCACTCGACGCCCTGGACCGGGCAGGGACGCGGAAGCGGTCAGCGGCCTATGAGCGGCTGCGGGGGTCCTGGAGGTAG
- a CDS encoding 6-phospho-beta-glucosidase, which translates to MKLAVVGGGSTYTPELVDGFARLRDVLPLTELVLVDPATDRLALIGALARRIFAAQGHPGRITWTDDLDAGLDGADAVLLQLRVGGQAARNQDETWPLECGCVGQETTGAGGLAKALRTVPVVLDIAERVRRRCPDAWIVDFTNPVGIVTRALLTHGHKAVGLCNVAIGFQRKFAALLGVAPEQVELEHLGLNHLTWERAVRVDGDDVLPALLAAHGDAIAADLRMPRAVLDHLGAVPSYYLRYFYQHDAVVRELRTKTSRAAEVAAIERQLLDLYADPSLAEKPALLAQRGGAFYSEAAVNLTSSLLRTPPTEPAPTGATGIADAAHAADLANSGAQPGGTGGGGGGGGVPSVAPRTGGRRGTGGRRPVRAPGPGDTQIVNTFNNGTFSFLPDDAVIEVPATVTSWGAAPLPLRPLAPLFSGLVAHVTAYEHLALEAALKGGRDRVFSALLAHPLIGQLDYADRLTDKLIAHNREHLTWA; encoded by the coding sequence ATCAAACTCGCAGTGGTCGGCGGAGGCTCGACCTACACCCCCGAACTCGTCGACGGCTTCGCACGGTTGCGTGACGTCCTGCCGCTGACCGAACTCGTCCTCGTCGACCCCGCCACCGACCGGCTGGCACTGATCGGCGCGCTGGCCCGCCGGATCTTCGCCGCGCAGGGGCACCCCGGCCGGATCACCTGGACCGACGACCTCGACGCCGGCCTGGACGGCGCCGACGCGGTCCTCCTCCAGCTCCGCGTGGGCGGCCAGGCCGCCCGCAACCAGGACGAGACCTGGCCGCTGGAGTGCGGCTGCGTCGGACAGGAGACCACCGGCGCCGGCGGCCTCGCCAAGGCACTGCGCACCGTCCCCGTCGTCCTCGACATCGCCGAACGGGTCCGCCGCCGCTGCCCCGACGCCTGGATCGTCGACTTCACCAACCCCGTCGGCATCGTCACCCGGGCCCTGCTCACCCACGGCCACAAGGCCGTCGGACTGTGCAACGTGGCCATCGGCTTCCAGCGCAAGTTCGCCGCACTGCTCGGCGTCGCCCCCGAGCAGGTCGAGCTGGAACACCTCGGCCTCAACCACCTCACCTGGGAACGCGCGGTACGCGTCGACGGCGACGACGTCCTCCCCGCACTCCTCGCCGCACACGGCGACGCCATCGCCGCCGACCTCCGCATGCCCCGCGCCGTCCTGGACCACCTGGGCGCCGTCCCCTCCTACTACCTCCGCTACTTCTACCAACACGACGCGGTCGTAAGGGAGTTGCGCACCAAAACCTCCCGCGCCGCCGAGGTCGCCGCCATCGAACGCCAACTCCTCGACCTGTACGCCGACCCGTCCCTGGCCGAGAAACCGGCCCTCCTCGCCCAACGCGGCGGCGCCTTCTACTCCGAAGCAGCGGTGAACCTGACGTCCTCACTCCTGCGCACACCCCCCACAGAGCCCGCCCCGACCGGCGCCACCGGCATCGCCGACGCCGCACACGCCGCCGACCTCGCCAACTCCGGTGCTCAGCCCGGCGGCACGGGGGGCGGGGGCGGGGGCGGGGGCGTACCGAGCGTTGCTCCTCGGACCGGCGGCAGGCGCGGCACCGGCGGCCGACGGCCCGTCCGGGCTCCCGGGCCTGGTGACACCCAGATCGTCAACACCTTCAACAACGGCACGTTCTCGTTCCTGCCCGACGACGCGGTGATCGAGGTCCCGGCGACGGTGACCTCCTGGGGGGCCGCCCCCCTCCCCCTCCGCCCCCTCGCCCCCCTTTTCAGTGGTCTGGTCGCGCATGTCACGGCCTATGAACACCTGGCTCTGGAGGCTGCCCTGAAGGGCGGCCGGGACCGGGTCTTCTCAGCGCTCCTCGCACACCCCCTCATCGGCCAGCTCGACTACGCGGACCGGCTCACCGACAAGCTGATCGCGCACAACCGGGAGCACCTCACGTGGGCCTGA
- a CDS encoding carbohydrate ABC transporter permease, producing MTTTTLPTRPAPARTPRAAGGPAARARRKRLLHWIAVHSAALAAALFFLLPFVFVLLTSVMSDDQAMSGELWPRTWHWSNYATVFTTPGFLDWWRNSLLYAGLGTLFTVCSAVPVAYALARLRFRGRRVAMILVVSTMMLPPQVVVMPMYLVWAQQLHLAGSVWPLIIPMAFGDAYSIFLLRQFLLTIPQEYLESAKVDGCGELRTLLRIVVPMARPGIAAISLFQFFFCWNDYFGPQIYTAQNPAAWTLSYGLESFKSAHNVNWNLTTAATLLVMAPVIVVFFFAQKAFVEGVTLTGVKG from the coding sequence GTGACCACCACGACGCTTCCCACGCGCCCCGCCCCGGCCCGCACCCCCCGCGCCGCCGGCGGCCCCGCGGCCCGCGCCCGCCGCAAGCGGCTGCTGCACTGGATCGCCGTCCACTCCGCGGCCCTGGCCGCCGCCCTCTTCTTCCTCCTCCCGTTCGTCTTCGTCCTCCTGACCTCCGTCATGAGCGACGACCAGGCCATGAGCGGCGAACTGTGGCCGCGCACCTGGCACTGGTCCAACTACGCGACCGTGTTCACCACCCCCGGCTTCCTCGACTGGTGGCGGAACTCCCTGCTCTACGCGGGCCTGGGCACCCTCTTCACCGTCTGCTCGGCGGTCCCCGTCGCCTACGCCCTCGCCAGGCTCCGCTTCCGCGGGCGCCGGGTGGCGATGATCCTGGTCGTCTCGACGATGATGCTGCCGCCGCAGGTCGTCGTGATGCCCATGTACCTGGTCTGGGCGCAGCAACTGCACCTCGCCGGCTCCGTCTGGCCGCTGATCATCCCCATGGCCTTCGGCGACGCCTACTCCATCTTCCTGCTGCGCCAGTTCCTGCTGACGATCCCTCAGGAATATCTGGAGTCCGCCAAGGTGGACGGCTGCGGCGAACTGCGCACCCTCCTGCGCATCGTCGTCCCGATGGCCCGCCCCGGCATCGCCGCCATCTCCCTCTTCCAGTTCTTCTTCTGCTGGAACGACTACTTCGGCCCGCAGATCTACACCGCGCAGAACCCCGCCGCCTGGACGCTCTCCTACGGCCTGGAGTCCTTCAAGAGCGCCCACAACGTCAACTGGAACCTCACCACGGCCGCCACGCTGCTGGTCATGGCCCCCGTCATCGTCGTCTTCTTCTTCGCGCAGAAAGCCTTCGTCGAAGGCGTCACACTCACCGGAGTGAAGGGCTGA
- a CDS encoding carbohydrate ABC transporter permease, which yields MAATTTTAPALRRKRTRERLRIAGFLSPWLIGFSVFFGYPLIATVYFSFMHYNQIERPAFVGLRNWTYVLTQMPLFGPALWNTLWLVVVMVALRVVFGLGTGLLVTRVKAGAGFFRTAFYLPYLAPPVAATVAFVFLLNPATGPVNDILGAAGIPAPSWFNDPHWAKPSLVLLSLWGIGDLMVIFMAALLDVPKEQYEAAELDGTGAWGKFRYVTWPSITPIVLFAVVTGVVQTMQYYTQALVAGKLASGVSIGPGTVIQPGYPDHSTLTVPQLVYSLGFQNFNTGAACALSLVLFALAMAVTTLLMRRRAGLLPAED from the coding sequence ATGGCAGCCACCACGACCACCGCGCCCGCGCTGCGCCGCAAACGCACCCGTGAACGACTGCGTATCGCCGGATTCCTCTCCCCCTGGCTCATCGGCTTCTCGGTCTTCTTCGGATATCCGCTGATCGCCACCGTCTATTTCTCGTTCATGCACTACAACCAGATCGAGCGGCCCGCATTCGTGGGCCTGCGGAACTGGACCTACGTCCTGACCCAGATGCCGCTGTTCGGGCCGGCGCTGTGGAACACGCTCTGGCTGGTCGTGGTGATGGTCGCGCTGCGGGTCGTCTTCGGGCTGGGCACCGGCCTGCTCGTCACCAGGGTCAAGGCCGGCGCCGGCTTCTTCCGCACCGCGTTCTACCTGCCGTATCTGGCGCCCCCGGTGGCCGCCACCGTCGCCTTCGTCTTCCTGCTCAACCCGGCGACCGGCCCGGTCAACGACATCCTCGGCGCCGCCGGCATCCCCGCCCCCTCGTGGTTCAACGACCCCCACTGGGCCAAGCCGTCACTCGTCCTGCTGTCCCTGTGGGGCATCGGCGACCTGATGGTGATCTTCATGGCGGCGCTGCTCGACGTACCGAAGGAGCAGTACGAGGCGGCCGAGCTGGACGGGACCGGCGCCTGGGGGAAGTTCCGCTACGTCACCTGGCCGTCGATCACCCCGATCGTGCTGTTCGCGGTGGTCACCGGCGTCGTCCAGACCATGCAGTACTACACCCAGGCGCTGGTCGCCGGAAAGCTCGCCTCCGGCGTCTCCATCGGGCCCGGCACCGTCATCCAGCCCGGCTACCCGGACCACTCCACCCTCACCGTCCCGCAGCTCGTCTACTCACTGGGCTTCCAGAACTTCAACACCGGCGCGGCCTGTGCGCTCTCCCTCGTCCTGTTCGCCCTCGCGATGGCCGTCACCACCCTGCTGATGCGCAGGCGCGCCGGCCTGCTCCCGGCGGAGGACTGA
- a CDS encoding ABC transporter substrate-binding protein has product MPLPRPRIRLPAALAGAALLLAGCAQPAIGSDRDDPTAPVTLTFWHGWSNADEVKAVDDSIARFEKLHPNIQVRATGNVTDDTMNQALRAGGGDAPDVVSSFTTNNVGQYCSTGMWADLDPFLKKTGVVKEKVFPKPLLAATQYQGKQCALPLLADTYGLYYNKDAFEKAGITRPPHTMSELKRDAVKLTRRTGDGAYRQLGFMPNFRLYQNSPDRLFAQWGPTYFDRNGTAQLAKDPATEEFFTTQRELIDAQGGYGPTERFRTTFGDEMSSQNAFLTQKLAMHMDGEWRGLMLKKAHAPFAWGTAPMPVPDDRADTYGRGYLTGTVAGIAHSSRHQNAAWELVKFLTADTDQVVALANALHNVPSTNAALTSPKLDADPAFRTFLDITANPHSTALPPSDNGGQYVTALQDFAYDVEAGKVRDLGAGLRTLDTQIDADNLQSEN; this is encoded by the coding sequence ATGCCGCTCCCGCGTCCGCGTATCCGCCTGCCGGCGGCACTGGCCGGCGCCGCACTGCTCCTCGCCGGCTGTGCCCAACCCGCCATCGGCAGCGACCGCGACGACCCCACCGCGCCGGTCACCCTCACGTTCTGGCACGGCTGGTCCAACGCCGACGAAGTGAAGGCCGTCGACGACAGCATCGCCCGCTTCGAGAAACTCCACCCCAACATCCAGGTGCGGGCGACCGGAAACGTCACCGACGACACCATGAACCAGGCGCTGCGGGCCGGCGGCGGCGACGCACCCGACGTCGTCTCGTCGTTCACCACCAACAACGTGGGCCAGTACTGCTCCACCGGAATGTGGGCGGACCTCGACCCCTTCCTGAAGAAGACCGGAGTGGTCAAGGAGAAGGTCTTTCCCAAGCCCCTCCTCGCCGCTACGCAGTACCAAGGAAAGCAGTGCGCCCTGCCGCTGCTCGCCGACACCTACGGGCTCTACTACAACAAGGACGCCTTCGAAAAAGCCGGCATCACCCGTCCCCCGCACACCATGTCCGAACTGAAACGGGACGCCGTCAAACTCACCCGGCGCACCGGCGACGGCGCGTACCGACAACTCGGCTTCATGCCCAACTTCCGCCTCTACCAGAACAGTCCGGACCGCCTGTTCGCCCAGTGGGGCCCCACCTATTTCGACCGGAACGGCACCGCACAACTGGCGAAGGACCCGGCGACCGAGGAATTCTTCACCACCCAGCGGGAACTGATCGACGCCCAGGGCGGCTACGGCCCGACGGAGAGGTTCCGTACCACCTTCGGCGACGAGATGTCCTCACAGAACGCCTTCCTGACCCAGAAGCTGGCCATGCACATGGACGGCGAATGGCGCGGCCTGATGCTGAAGAAAGCCCATGCGCCGTTCGCCTGGGGCACCGCGCCGATGCCCGTACCGGACGACCGGGCCGACACCTACGGCCGCGGCTATCTCACCGGAACGGTCGCCGGCATCGCCCACAGCAGCCGACACCAGAACGCCGCCTGGGAACTGGTGAAATTCCTGACCGCCGACACCGACCAGGTCGTCGCCCTCGCCAACGCCCTCCACAACGTCCCCTCCACCAACGCCGCGCTCACCTCCCCGAAACTGGACGCCGACCCGGCCTTCCGCACCTTCCTCGACATCACCGCGAATCCGCACAGCACCGCACTGCCGCCGTCCGACAACGGCGGCCAATATGTCACCGCACTCCAGGACTTCGCCTATGACGTCGAAGCCGGAAAGGTCCGCGATCTCGGCGCGGGACTCCGCACACTCGACACACAGATAGACGCCGACAACCTCCAGTCCGAGAACTGA
- a CDS encoding ROK family protein, producing the protein MNDRAALDLLVSQGPLTRTQIGELTGLSKPTASQLLARLAAAGLVRTTGNLTGRPGPNAQLYEVNPLAAHVAALAVDPLGITAAVADITGRVLGEARVGTDAVAEDTPHRTARLVAQAVDEALHEAGLDRERLHGAVIGTPGALDPQTGRLRYAPHLPGWQSRALKDELAAVLGIPLVIENDVNLAAVAEQHDGAAQDFDDFVLVWVDEGVGAAIVLGGQLLRGATGGAGEIGYMPLPGAPLARGGDRSAARPDAGGGFQRLVGAPSVIELAREHGASQVRTVAGALARDDVRAEVARRLATGLAAVVAVVDPRLVVLSGEVPQAGGEALRALVEEEFTGLALPRPDIRISDIAGNPILTGALRTALAEARDAVFDTA; encoded by the coding sequence ATGAACGACCGGGCCGCGCTGGACCTGCTGGTGTCCCAGGGGCCGCTGACCCGCACCCAGATCGGCGAGCTGACCGGCCTGTCGAAGCCCACCGCCTCCCAGCTCCTGGCCCGGCTCGCCGCCGCCGGACTGGTGCGCACGACCGGGAACCTCACCGGCCGGCCGGGCCCCAACGCCCAGCTGTACGAGGTCAATCCGCTGGCCGCGCACGTCGCCGCGCTCGCCGTCGACCCACTCGGCATCACCGCCGCCGTCGCCGACATCACCGGCCGGGTCCTCGGGGAGGCACGCGTCGGCACCGACGCGGTCGCCGAGGACACCCCGCACCGCACCGCCCGGCTGGTGGCCCAGGCCGTCGACGAGGCGCTCCACGAGGCCGGGCTGGACCGCGAGCGGCTGCACGGCGCGGTCATCGGCACCCCCGGCGCACTCGACCCGCAGACCGGCCGGCTGCGCTACGCCCCCCATCTCCCCGGCTGGCAGTCGCGGGCCCTGAAGGACGAACTGGCCGCCGTCCTCGGCATCCCCCTCGTCATCGAGAACGACGTCAACCTGGCCGCGGTGGCCGAACAACACGACGGCGCCGCCCAGGACTTCGACGACTTCGTCCTGGTGTGGGTCGACGAGGGCGTCGGCGCCGCGATCGTCCTCGGCGGCCAGCTGCTGCGCGGCGCCACCGGCGGCGCCGGCGAGATCGGCTACATGCCGCTGCCGGGCGCCCCGCTGGCCCGCGGCGGCGACCGCAGTGCCGCCCGGCCGGACGCCGGCGGCGGCTTCCAGCGGCTGGTCGGGGCGCCGAGCGTCATCGAACTGGCCCGGGAACACGGGGCGTCACAGGTCCGCACCGTCGCCGGGGCGCTGGCCCGGGACGACGTCCGCGCGGAGGTGGCGCGGCGGCTGGCGACCGGGCTGGCGGCGGTCGTCGCGGTCGTCGACCCGCGGCTGGTGGTGCTCTCCGGCGAAGTCCCGCAGGCCGGCGGCGAGGCACTGCGCGCCCTGGTCGAGGAGGAGTTCACCGGACTCGCGCTGCCCCGCCCCGACATCCGCATCAGCGACATCGCGGGCAACCCCATCCTCACCGGCGCCCTGCGGACGGCGCTCGCCGAGGCCCGCGACGCGGTGTTCGACACCGCGTGA
- a CDS encoding mechanosensitive ion channel family protein codes for MYWSASSAAAAPLRTAAAGSTAPTSLDEATQKATNAAGWVQANWGTWLTSALQIVLILVIAVVLRHVIRRTITKLIERMNRTAAAAQGTALGGLLVNAERRRQRSEAIGSVLRSVASFVIMGTAALTVLSVLQINLAPLLASAGVAGVAIGFGARNLVTDFLSGVFMILEDQYGVGDEIDAGVATGTVIEVGLRVTKLRGANGAIWYIRNGEVKRIGNLSQGWSTASVDVLIAADQDLERARTVITDAGEEMSKAEPWNEQLWEPVEVLGLREVSLETVTIGVTAKTMPGKSAGVERELRWRIKQALDAAGIHLAPRPAADEEAAAPADPTAGMTAPSALGNPTSPQSQRSNPIPPPQLEK; via the coding sequence GTGTACTGGTCCGCTTCGTCGGCCGCCGCCGCGCCGCTGCGCACCGCCGCGGCCGGCTCAACCGCTCCGACCTCCCTCGACGAGGCCACCCAGAAGGCCACCAACGCCGCCGGCTGGGTGCAGGCGAACTGGGGGACGTGGCTCACGTCCGCCCTGCAGATCGTGCTGATCCTCGTCATCGCGGTGGTCCTGCGGCATGTGATCCGCCGCACCATCACCAAGCTCATCGAGCGGATGAACCGCACCGCTGCCGCCGCCCAGGGCACCGCGCTGGGCGGGCTGCTGGTCAACGCCGAGCGGCGGCGGCAGCGCTCCGAGGCGATCGGCTCGGTGCTGCGCAGCGTCGCGTCCTTCGTGATCATGGGCACGGCGGCGCTGACCGTGCTCTCCGTCCTCCAGATCAACCTGGCCCCGCTGCTGGCCAGCGCGGGTGTGGCCGGTGTCGCGATCGGTTTCGGCGCCCGCAACCTCGTCACCGACTTCCTGTCGGGCGTCTTCATGATCCTGGAGGACCAGTACGGCGTCGGCGACGAGATCGACGCGGGCGTGGCCACCGGCACGGTCATCGAGGTCGGCCTGCGGGTCACCAAGCTGCGCGGCGCCAACGGCGCGATCTGGTACATCCGCAACGGCGAGGTCAAGCGGATCGGCAACCTCAGCCAGGGCTGGTCCACCGCCAGCGTCGACGTGCTGATAGCCGCCGACCAGGACCTGGAGCGGGCCCGCACGGTGATCACCGACGCCGGCGAGGAGATGTCCAAGGCCGAGCCCTGGAACGAGCAGCTGTGGGAGCCGGTGGAGGTGCTCGGCCTGCGCGAGGTCTCGCTGGAGACCGTCACCATCGGCGTCACGGCCAAGACCATGCCCGGCAAGTCCGCCGGCGTGGAGCGCGAGCTGCGCTGGCGCATCAAGCAGGCGCTGGACGCGGCCGGCATCCACCTCGCACCGCGCCCGGCCGCCGACGAGGAGGCGGCGGCGCCCGCCGACCCGACCGCCGGGATGACCGCCCCCTCGGCCCTCGGCAACCCGACCTCCCCGCAGTCGCAGAGGTCGAACCCGATCCCGCCGCCGCAGCTGGAGAAGTAG
- a CDS encoding HNH endonuclease produces MPHVLVLNASYEPLGVVPLRRALILVLNEKAVSLEESGALMHSATHVIPAPSVVRLKRFVRVPFRGPVPLTRRALFARDGGRCMYCGGVATSVDHVIPRSRGGQHTWENVVAACRRCNHVKADRHVAEIGWRLRHQPAPPSGLAWRIIGTGHRDPRWLPYLQPYGADDALARIDAVSA; encoded by the coding sequence GTGCCGCATGTCCTGGTCCTCAACGCGTCGTACGAGCCGCTCGGCGTCGTACCGCTCCGCCGCGCGCTCATCCTCGTCCTCAATGAGAAGGCCGTCAGCCTTGAGGAGTCCGGCGCCCTGATGCACAGCGCGACCCATGTCATACCGGCTCCGAGCGTGGTCCGCTTGAAGCGGTTTGTGAGAGTGCCCTTTCGTGGCCCCGTCCCGCTGACCCGCCGGGCGCTGTTCGCGCGTGACGGCGGGCGCTGTATGTACTGCGGTGGCGTCGCAACCAGCGTCGACCACGTCATCCCGCGCAGTCGCGGCGGCCAGCACACCTGGGAGAACGTCGTCGCCGCCTGCCGGCGCTGCAATCACGTCAAGGCCGACCGCCATGTCGCCGAGATCGGCTGGCGGCTGCGCCATCAGCCCGCCCCGCCGTCAGGACTGGCGTGGCGGATCATCGGCACGGGCCATAGGGACCCGCGCTGGCTGCCGTATTTGCAGCCGTACGGCGCGGATGACGCCCTAGCCCGGATCGATGCCGTATCGGCATAG